A window of Dysgonomonadaceae bacterium PH5-43 contains these coding sequences:
- a CDS encoding hypothetical protein (product_source=Hypo-rule applied) has product MKQLILIGKSGVRDWGLPENSTFVQKKST; this is encoded by the coding sequence ATGAAACAATTAATTTTAATAGGAAAGAGTGGAGTAAGAGATTGGGGCTTGCCTGAAAATTCGACCTTTGTGCAAAAAAAAAGCACCTAA
- a CDS encoding hypothetical protein (product_source=Hypo-rule applied; cath_funfam=3.30.460.10; superfamily=81301) has translation MDIIKIAERNQQLARDILADTHIIQTWERIGATVNIVGSLKSGLLMKNLDIDMHIYTDKLDISESFSVMQELAEKLSLKEIQYINGINTEEECIEWHTLYEDKNHNVWKFDIIHIRKGSKYDGTVEQATDAITKKLTPEIKQTILQIKYDVPSGVFIPGIEIYHAVFTGKVKTYEELELWRKTNPLTNSLAWLP, from the coding sequence ATGGATATTATTAAAATCGCCGAACGTAATCAGCAATTGGCAAGAGACATATTAGCAGATACACATATAATTCAGACTTGGGAGCGTATCGGAGCAACCGTTAATATTGTAGGTTCGCTTAAATCGGGTCTGTTAATGAAAAATTTAGATATAGATATGCATATATATACCGATAAACTTGATATATCTGAGAGTTTCTCTGTTATGCAAGAATTAGCAGAAAAACTATCACTAAAAGAAATTCAGTATATAAACGGAATCAATACAGAAGAAGAGTGTATAGAATGGCATACATTGTATGAAGATAAAAATCATAATGTGTGGAAGTTTGATATAATTCACATTCGTAAGGGTTCAAAATACGACGGAACAGTGGAGCAAGCTACCGATGCTATAACAAAAAAGCTAACACCAGAGATTAAACAAACAATTCTTCAAATTAAATACGATGTGCCTAGCGGTGTATTTATACCTGGGATAGAGATATACCACGCTGTTTTTACAGGCAAGGTGAAAACTTACGAAGAATTAGAGTTGTGGAGAAAAACCAATCCGCTAACAAATAGTTTAGCTTGGTTGCCTTAA
- a CDS encoding hypothetical protein (product_source=Hypo-rule applied; cleavage_site_network=SignalP-noTM; superfamily=117070): protein MKKIITLVIVAITMFSCNVAEQAAGYYQLTQCKYDYSSISGLTLNGINLQNATSLSSLTPTNLLSLTSAFSSSNGSLPLNFTLNLNVNNPGTTTALLSGMAYVLEIDGREMTTGFLDQALQVAGGSSAVLPIGMSFDLKKVLNGESLESIKNLAFNFAGIGSNTSDVTVKLKPNFNIGGKVISSPTYIPVSFQLNKK, encoded by the coding sequence ATGAAAAAAATTATTACTCTCGTTATTGTTGCAATAACTATGTTTTCTTGTAATGTGGCAGAGCAAGCCGCAGGTTATTATCAACTTACACAATGTAAGTATGATTATAGTTCTATCTCAGGATTAACTTTGAATGGGATTAACTTACAAAATGCAACAAGTTTATCATCATTAACTCCAACTAATTTATTATCATTGACATCGGCTTTTTCAAGTTCGAACGGATCTCTTCCTCTAAATTTTACATTAAACTTAAATGTGAACAATCCAGGAACTACCACAGCTTTACTAAGCGGTATGGCGTATGTTTTAGAAATAGATGGTCGTGAAATGACAACTGGATTTCTCGATCAAGCTTTACAGGTAGCAGGCGGTAGTTCGGCAGTGCTTCCTATTGGAATGTCGTTCGACTTAAAGAAAGTATTAAACGGAGAATCATTAGAGTCTATCAAAAATTTAGCATTTAATTTTGCAGGAATTGGCTCTAACACAAGCGATGTAACAGTGAAGCTTAAACCTAATTTTAATATTGGAGGTAAGGTTATTAGCAGTCCAACTTACATTCCTGTATCGTTTCAGTTGAATAAAAAATAA
- a CDS encoding hypothetical protein (product_source=Hypo-rule applied; cath_funfam=3.60.21.10; cleavage_site_network=SignalP-noTM; pfam=PF00149; superfamily=56300; transmembrane_helix_parts=Inside_1_4,TMhelix_5_27,Outside_28_503): MKQQIYIIFLFCFFIQTITAQTTQSIVTTEPGKLSELLKTPETVRYLQVSGFMDARDFFYLRDNCPNIVNLNVKNVKISAYDTYPANTIPDFALSREAYSGTWLELSLKVNSTNIKPTESLSSLTNKWFLVDKNIDLSKAKFDVNLPKGATISPDPATIKVEDSKEVEFTVTAENGEVTKYKTTVFLNNWFTVIVCADSEINMRNNSSDKMKEYVKKMINIHNYPEYKYSNYNFVTPKTELVIMAGDMDQDRGGSLDDFDYVFKQVIDAGIPFITIYGNHDWEPDYWGDDSRGYTYDGVSSNDRTLNVCNTYISRSEKLGITNVEYFHSQYKQVSPFVFKFRNVRFYMGQNYWFQCPYGVDLWAGIGAGNADFYAPDDEIINPLTSKINSGWKNDAAVWVQHYPFNTADKWWLNQNGNGKSQDSNKGAWNTAEKKRNKLKELIRSTKNPAFFAGHNHSEAIYTHSHTNGNFKEYIAGYFPEGKVFMVLMREGIGVVEVKSIQL, translated from the coding sequence ATGAAACAACAGATATACATAATATTTCTATTTTGCTTTTTTATCCAAACAATAACAGCGCAAACTACTCAGTCTATTGTAACTACAGAACCAGGTAAACTAAGCGAATTGCTTAAAACTCCAGAAACAGTTCGATATTTGCAGGTATCTGGATTTATGGACGCACGAGACTTTTTCTACCTCAGAGATAACTGTCCTAATATAGTAAATCTGAATGTGAAGAACGTGAAAATATCAGCATATGATACATATCCTGCAAATACAATTCCTGATTTTGCCTTGTCTCGAGAAGCTTATTCAGGAACTTGGTTAGAATTGAGCTTAAAGGTTAATAGCACAAATATAAAGCCTACAGAATCACTGTCGTCATTAACTAATAAATGGTTTTTAGTGGATAAGAATATTGATTTGTCGAAAGCAAAATTTGATGTAAATCTTCCTAAAGGCGCAACTATATCGCCCGACCCAGCTACGATTAAGGTTGAAGATAGTAAGGAAGTTGAGTTTACAGTAACAGCAGAAAATGGAGAAGTTACTAAATACAAAACAACTGTTTTTCTAAACAATTGGTTTACGGTGATTGTATGTGCCGATTCGGAAATTAATATGCGAAATAATAGTTCCGATAAAATGAAAGAGTATGTAAAGAAAATGATTAACATTCATAATTATCCAGAATATAAATATTCTAATTACAATTTTGTTACACCCAAAACCGAACTTGTTATTATGGCAGGAGATATGGACCAAGATAGGGGAGGTAGTTTAGATGACTTTGATTATGTTTTTAAGCAAGTAATTGACGCAGGCATTCCTTTTATTACTATTTATGGGAATCACGATTGGGAACCAGATTATTGGGGAGATGATAGTCGCGGTTATACATACGATGGCGTTTCAAGTAATGATAGAACCTTAAATGTTTGTAACACTTATATAAGTAGAAGTGAAAAATTAGGAATTACTAACGTTGAATATTTTCACTCTCAGTATAAGCAAGTAAGCCCCTTTGTTTTCAAATTTAGAAATGTTAGGTTTTATATGGGACAGAATTATTGGTTTCAATGTCCTTACGGAGTTGATTTATGGGCAGGCATAGGAGCAGGCAATGCCGACTTTTATGCTCCCGATGATGAAATTATTAATCCTTTAACGAGTAAGATTAATTCTGGTTGGAAAAACGATGCCGCAGTTTGGGTACAACATTATCCGTTTAATACCGCAGATAAGTGGTGGCTCAATCAAAATGGTAATGGCAAAAGTCAAGATTCAAACAAAGGAGCTTGGAATACCGCAGAAAAAAAACGAAATAAATTAAAAGAATTAATTCGTTCAACAAAAAATCCTGCTTTCTTTGCAGGGCATAATCACTCCGAAGCAATTTACACTCATTCGCACACTAATGGTAATTTTAAAGAGTATATAGCAGGGTATTTTCCTGAAGGAAAAGTATTTATGGTATTAATGAGAGAGGGCATAGGTGTTGTAGAGGTTAAATCAATACAGTTGTAA